ACTCGTCGGCTTCGGCTTGGACTCAACCATCGAGGTGCTCTCCGCTGTCGCGGTCGCCTGGCAATTCACTCGGAAAGATCCGGAGCGATGGGAGAAGGGCACGCTGCGCGTCATCGCGGTCGCGTTCTTCACGCTCGCGGCCTACGTAACCGTGAGCTCGCTGCTGGCCCTGGTCGGAGCTGTCAATGTAAAACACTCACCGTTTGGGATCATCCTCACCGCGGTCAGTGTCGTGATCATGCCCTTCCTTTCCCTCGCCGAGCGTCGCGCTGGGAAGGAAATCGGTTCTGCGACAGCGGTTGCCGACTCCAAACAGACATTGATCTGTACCTACCTGTCAGCAGCGGTGCTGATCGGGCTTGTTCTGAACAGCGCCTTCGGCTGGTGGTGGGCAGACCCGATCGCGGGCCTCGT
This window of the Leifsonia shinshuensis genome carries:
- a CDS encoding cation transporter, with the protein product MTTATALTDARRGVLRRRIRWIVSITIGYNLIEAVVAITAGSAASSAALVGFGLDSTIEVLSAVAVAWQFTRKDPERWEKGTLRVIAVAFFTLAAYVTVSSLLALVGAVNVKHSPFGIILTAVSVVIMPFLSLAERRAGKEIGSATAVADSKQTLICTYLSAAVLIGLVLNSAFGWWWADPIAGLVIAVFALREGLEAWKGDACATSVGMVLEDGSDHDQ